The Toxorhynchites rutilus septentrionalis strain SRP chromosome 1, ASM2978413v1, whole genome shotgun sequence genome contains the following window.
aataatttcctgtacaatttactctcagaaaagcacatgtttttcaatcatggcagcttgaaatcttctcgatacagttttatgggcctaccacaaggctcctgcctaagccccctcttgtatagtttttacgtcaatgatatggatgattgtctaactagaaactgcacgctgagacaacttgcagacgatggagttatttccatcaccggtactaatcccgccgttctgcaaaaatccttgcaagataccctgaacaatctgttcacgtgggctctcaagctgggtatcgaattctctacggagaaaaccgaaatggtcgttttttctaggaagcacgaacccgcccaattccagcttcacctatccggtaaagcgatcaggcactcgatgtttttcaaataccttggagtatattttgactctaaatgtacctgggggagacacattgcgtatttgaaacagaaatgccagcaaagaatcaattttctccaaacaattaccggaacatggtggggcgcccatccaggagacctcattcagttgtacaaaacaacgatattatcagtgttagaatatggcagtttttgcttccgatcagctgccaggattcatattctcaagctggagagaatacaatatcgttgcttgcgtatagcaatggggtgtttgcattcgacacatacgatgagtctcgaagtcttggcaggagtacccccgcttactcttcgattcacagaattatcctacagatttctcatccgttgcaagatcatgaatccattggtgattgataacttcgaaaatttaCTCatactgactcctcagtcaagttttatgtctttgtaccatgatttccttacccatgaagtgcacccttcaccgggcatctccaaccaagtttgcttcccatacttttgcaattcctctgtcaattttgatctgtccatgcgacaaaaaatccatggaatcccagatcatctacgctccgattctattccgccgatattttcggcagaatatgggaaagttagatctgataaaatgttctttactgacggttcattcataaacgggtccactggcttcggcatcttcaatgaaaattccagtgcctctttcaaactcaaagatccttgttccgtgtatgtcgctgaactgggtgcgatatactacgcactagggatcattgaaacactgcccatcgaccattattttattttttcagacagtctcagctcaatagaggcaattcgttcaatgaaagttgataaacgctcatcttatttcctaacaagaataagacatctattgagtgttttggtcgaaaaattattcaagattaccttagcatgggttccctctcattgctcgattccggggaatgagaaagcggactcgctagcaaAGGTGGGCGCACTTTTTGagaggcaaattgcctataatgaattttttcacattcctcgtcaggacacactcgttagttggcagcgcatgtggagtgaagatgagttcggtcgctggttacacacgattatccctaaggtctcgacgagtgcatggttcaagggattgaatgtaggtcgtgatttcattcgcgtgatatctcggctcatgtccaatcactacaacctaaacgcgcatctctatcgcattgggctcgcagcaaacaatctttgtgattgtggcgatggctaccacgacatcgagcatattgtctggtcgtgtatccggttccatgctgctcgctctcagctctctagagcactaagagcaaaaggcagacgatcggatatccccgtccgggatatcttaggtagccgtgatcctgatcttctgcttcatctatacctgttcctcaggaacgccgatgtcaacgtttaatgatttttccttcgttgtgtccctgtatccctcctatccgatctataaacttttacttagtcgcggcaatacatacacacactctttacagatacacgggccaaaggttgtgcagtccactgatgattcaacaaaagccaaaggttgtaccgctcatgacaactctatacgagctgatgattgcgccggctagtgaccattctatcctggattcctcgagaagacgcaccacgctagatatggggtacagactaggggggcgttgctgattaatggtcagctgcatcccaataggaagtatcccgtgtcgggcacaggtacagatcattgaagacagcaacatcacaattacgaaaacattgtaatactaacctcgagccaaccgcgagtaatcggttacatattactaacatagttataaggcaaacattgtcgaaatattgaactcccggccccgtcaggttgacgccatatgagccttaataaaaatatatattttggagaaaaaaaaaaaaaaaaaatataattatgtagtagGAAGTTTCGATAAGCCTGAAAAGGGCAATACTTGCAAGTTTTGAGTGTTATCAATGTTTATAATGTTATAATTTATAGTGTTATATTCGTTTAAATGTTTAGTGTTGCCCCAGTGGTATCACATCTAtagacatcttccgtgcatcgccattaaGCATCAAATGCAtcgatgaaaatgaaacacCGCGTTAATGACCGTTTATGAGAAACCGTTTCTCGAATCCTCGATCGAAACCGATAACAAAGCTAGGAGATTGCTGCATCTGAACGGGGGTCGatacgcacgagagcaaatacaaaTGACAATTGAAAGAAGTGAAGTTACGCTATTAAtacgtaggggaagtgggggcatagtggtcacccttacgaatatgtccatttccagcggCCACATACAacttcaattcccgtttttctaagaatattatagttcaactcattgttgttcatgaTAGCATACggattttactataaaaattcaaaatagtacatttttcatcattagaaaaaaagatgaaaaatagatcttttttttattgctcGGATGTAAAGTGgccactcgcacatatcatgctTAATGGGGTAGATTTAAGCTTTTTTTCGCcctaatttgttcaaatcatattcgatatagtaggtacatgtatgaaataagattggtctattcacctagagtctcaattaaaattctctcatgcatacaaaaacgttgtaagaaacacataacgttacgcataatgaggcttgatttagttggagtggcatatttttccagggttaaagccacaaaaggaacctcttcaagagcagaatgtgatgaggtatattagcTTCAGTAAACATagcattgtaagtcgttatgcacGTATGAcacctttgcccccaaacatcaaagtaatttctatgctaattaattgctgagattgaagaaaatttatgttcacctctcctagaatatgtgaacagtcgaccaaactgatgatttgtccaacatatcagattgaataaactaaatttcacgagaaattccttagataccatgcgcacagaactacggccgaatggctatcaagagagcaatttctgtttttatttatatttcgacatgcgacagctgtactgaagtacagggtgactcaaaattgccagtgtgatatttttctcaatatcttcttctgccatacaaacgaaacacaaatttctacattactcgcgaattaatcacgcaaatgcaaccaaatttggcatgtggaggttttatcgtgcaataaatgattctatggtgattagatactcctccccctctcttaggggtgatgccatacaaatgaaacacaaatttcagcattactcgagaattaatcaagcaaattaaacaaaattatgcatgtggaggttttagagtgcaataaatgattctatggtggttagatacttctcctctctctctcttagggggagaagggggaggaggggctgccatacaaatgaaaccaaaatttctgcattactcgagaattaatcaagcaaacgaaaccaaatttggcatgtggaggttttagggcgcaataaataattttacggtggttagacactccaccccctctctaacggggagctgccatacaaatgaaaaacaaattcttgcataactcggaaactaatcaagcgaatggagccaaatttggcatgtgaatatttcagggggcacgaaacgtctctatggtgaatagacactcctcccgcctctctaaggggagaagggGGGAGGAATCTgtctttattatatcatattttctgtatcaaacatttgttccatataacggagaaacatgttatttgcaagtggttgaaaaaaacttgatcgagaattgtgtctgaaaatctgatattataatgatgagttttggtagaagtactagaattttttttgtaaaaggtaaattaaacggggtcgattagaagatcaatcaatgaacatttctgcgattggactcatgaacttgcgcttagtaagaaaacgataacatttgataacaaaaaacaaattttgggcgggacgcagtttgccgggtcagctagttgacaATAAATACATCAATAATGACTGACAACAAGCTACTTATCACTAAGCAAATGATCGAAAAacgaatattaaaaaaagtcatATGTGCATGGCATGGCATATGTGGTAGACCGTCACGTTTTTGGACGataagaaagatagaatttaTCAACTACCTGATAAAAAGCTTTACCAGTGTTATCAAAGATATTCCGAATACAACTTCTGTCCAAAAATGTTGTGCGCCGTTAGTATGAGCGCAACCACCACGCGAAACAGGCTAATTACGAAATGAAAGACATACTCATCACGTGGATTGTAACAAGTTACATCAACCGACATCCACAGAACCATATTTTATTCTAacgatttatttttctttccgaTAGCAATCATTCTGCACACAGCGACATCGGATGGACCCGATTCACGTCTCGTAGGAGGAAACCAGGCACCGGTGGGGACTTTTCCGGCTCACGTTGGTATCGGCATCGGCAATGACACGTTTTGTGGAGGAACCATACTGAATCCGAATCATGTTCTCACCGCGGGCAGCTGCGTTCTTGATGGGCAGCACAATCTGATTGCCGCTAACCAGCTAACCGTCCGCGGTGGTATGGTTAACATCGGTGTTACCACGCCTCACGTGGCCGTTAGTCGGGTTTTCGTGCATCCCTTCTTCAACCCGTTTTCCTTCGAAAATGACATCGCCGTGCTCCGAATGGCGGACAATTTCACCTTCCCGGAAAGTGTCGTCCCAAACTTAGCTGCTGCCCAGCTCAAGAGTGGAATTGTAGCCGAAGGTAGCAGATGTCAAGTGGTTGGATGGAACTGGCAACCGGGATCTGCAAATATGCCTCTGCAACGGTTGGATGTTTCCATTCATCCCCGATCGGAATGCAATACCATGTTCAACGGAATGATTCGTGATTCAATGATTTGCGTGGCAACTGATAATGCGAATCAAGGACTCTGTGTGTCAAATCGCGGAGGAGGATTGTACTGCGACAGTAAATTAGCGGGAATTGCCTCGTTTGGATTCGGATGTGCCAGCAATGCCACCGCCACGGTTTTCACCCAACCGCGCTTTCACGATGCGTGGATTCGGCAGCAATTCGTACGGACCGATAACCCGCAGCCAGGAACAACGCCGATGCCGGGAATACCAGGGTATGTGAGAGAAATGAGATATTAGCGAATAATTTGGTAACGTATAATGTTAATAACGcttctctattttttttaaaattttcaatagtgGTGGTAACGGATCTTTAGGACTCCATCTGTCAGCAGTTGCCGCATTGTTTATGGTCTTAATTTTTATGTTGATTAATTAGAATGGATGGTCGAATAAATACTCGTTCAAACTACGATTGTGTCCTTTCAATTATTGCAATGTAAATGCTCATGCCTAATCAATCTAAATACAACCGATTCTACTCCGAACCTCTCTGtctattttctaaaatttctacACATGATGACCGAATTTGATTGACATCATTTTTTCGTTGAAGCGCATCCGAAAAAATAAACCACTTCTTTTAAAAATCGTTATATAAAACTGATCAGAATGTGATATTTGACAAAGTTGAATATTGGtccacaatgaaaaaaaaaaaattatataaaatactAAATTTAAAAGAACTTACTCACCATTCATATTTGACAAAATTTGATATTTGGTTTTCGTGAGagttcactatcacttcattatcgtttcggggaaaaaattgtagggggttgtatccaagacacgaccgcttaggacgtagaactacgcattcttttcatttatttttttttgttgatcattttggatattattcatAAAcgcaaataaattaaaaaaaaaattaaatataaattaaatattTGTTCCACCAGCACCCACCGTTATTCCTCATTCCTTAACCCCTCAATATATTTTTGGTAACCCATAAAAACGACTAAACTGAAAATATTTGCAAGTATCAATTGTCATACATCATGTTGTTTAGTTGCCCCAGTGGTATCGCACCTACAGACATCTTTCGTGCATCGCCTCGGTAACACACAGATACATCGATCAAAATGAAACATCACGAGAATGATCGTTCTCGaattctcggtcaaaaccgtcaaaaaTCTAGGAGAATGTTGCATCAGAAAGGGGTGAGATTACAATGCCGGATCCACAgcgagtgaaatattcgctcgcGCACGCAGTCTCCATGATACAAAATGAGCAaaatgagaaagacaattcattcccacTCGACTCTCGCCGGCAatgatgttgcttcgatgaccaccaaatgggaagtgaaaattttctTCCACTCCTCTCTTtattttaaagaggctttaaacttttcagttcagtcGTCTCTAATCTTGGTGGAGTTTacgtcgcaaatattctctttgcattatacccttcgttgtttctattttcgCGGCTACATAAGTTGCCCGCACacaatggacagaacaaatgtataagaGAATGGGAATGCGTCCAATGTTCATCAGTTTAAACTATTTAGAGACTATaggattcgattggtatacgaATCGTCAGAATCCTTTCGCAGCAAAATTAGTTATTAACGtgaac
Protein-coding sequences here:
- the LOC129762569 gene encoding trypsin-like codes for the protein MKDILITWIVTTIILHTATSDGPDSRLVGGNQAPVGTFPAHVGIGIGNDTFCGGTILNPNHVLTAGSCVLDGQHNLIAANQLTVRGGMVNIGVTTPHVAVSRVFVHPFFNPFSFENDIAVLRMADNFTFPESVVPNLAAAQLKSGIVAEGSRCQVVGWNWQPGSANMPLQRLDVSIHPRSECNTMFNGMIRDSMICVATDNANQGLCVSNRGGGLYCDSKLAGIASFGFGCASNATATVFTQPRFHDAWIRQQFVRTDNPQPGTTPMPGIPGGGNGSLGLHLSAVAALFMVLIFMLIN